From Shewanella psychrophila, a single genomic window includes:
- a CDS encoding PepSY domain-containing protein produces MKLILAIVFYVGFISSVFSAERIEINDSIFKIKESMSIMSLLNLNDDYSFISTLALEVDGVKVNRHQEFYKSIPVYAAHVVSKQAIGSNIVRISGGYIQGIEQDLISTDPFLTGSAAFDIALRHLGIVDDTNAIIENKHNKLTIYIDSDLTAYLAYQISFFTDITGPSRPFFYINADTGEVLDNWDGLTHITTSCAIDENLDMKILRSRTLAVLNAFFEESFNYYPVLLEATRNYNDDNNEDSRVNYEKSRIRYAVILERYSKAHKCAVKVME; encoded by the coding sequence ATGAAATTAATACTTGCTATTGTGTTCTACGTAGGCTTTATCAGTTCTGTTTTCTCGGCTGAGAGAATAGAAATTAATGACTCAATATTTAAAATAAAAGAATCAATGAGTATAATGTCATTGCTAAATTTAAACGATGATTATTCTTTTATCTCTACGCTTGCTCTTGAAGTCGATGGTGTAAAAGTCAACCGTCATCAGGAGTTTTATAAAAGCATCCCTGTGTATGCTGCTCATGTCGTATCAAAACAAGCAATAGGGAGTAATATAGTCAGAATTTCAGGTGGCTATATTCAAGGTATAGAGCAGGATTTAATAAGTACAGACCCATTTTTAACAGGAAGTGCTGCATTCGATATTGCCTTACGCCACCTTGGGATAGTTGATGATACAAATGCCATCATTGAAAATAAACATAATAAGCTAACTATTTATATTGACAGCGATTTAACGGCCTATCTGGCTTATCAAATAAGTTTTTTTACCGATATCACCGGACCCAGTCGTCCTTTCTTTTATATTAATGCAGATACCGGAGAAGTATTAGATAACTGGGATGGCTTAACGCATATTACTACATCGTGCGCTATTGACGAAAATCTAGACATGAAAATTTTACGTTCAAGAACTTTAGCTGTGTTAAATGCATTTTTTGAAGAGTCATTTAACTATTACCCCGTACTTCTCGAAGCCACTAGAAATTATAACGATGATAATAACGAAGACAGTAGAGTTAATTACGAGAAGAGTCGAATTCGTTATGCTGTGATATTAGAACGCTATAGCAAGGCACATAAGTGTGCTGTCAAAGTAATGGAATAG